In Ureibacillus thermophilus, the genomic stretch TTTTTCTGATAATTATATGCTGTTTCAAGGGACGAGCTTGGACGATATTCTCCTTTAAGCAGCGATACCTTTTGTTCTCCCTTTTCTTGTTTTTTTATTTCTTCCCAGTTAAATACGACTTCATCGGCATCTTTTACAGAAAGGTCGCCGAAAACATGAGGATGGCGGCGAATCATTTTGTCTGAAATGCTTTCCAATACTTCTTCTAAATTGAAATATCCTTCGTCTTCTCCAATTTGGGCATGAAGGAAAACTTGCAGCAAAATATCCCCTAGTTCTTCCACCATGCCAAAATCATCTTTTTCCTCTACTGCTGCAATAAACTCATGGGTTTCTTCAATTAAAAATCTTGTTAAGCTTTCATGGGTTTGTTCCCGGTCCCAAGGGCAGCCATTTGGGCCTCGAAGCGTCGCTACTATATTCCGGAAAGTAGTCCAATCTTTCAACGCATCCAAGTGATTTTCGACAGGCGGAACGTAAATCGTCGTTAAATTATTGATTTCCACTGCTTGGTCCAGTTCATAAAGAGGTACGGTTTTCAGCTGTTCTTCTTTGGAGCCAGCTGCTGTCACAATTGTTACAGGATAATCTTCCCGATATTTTTCCATTAATGTTAATTTCACTTCAGAGGCGCTGAATTGGTCATACACTTGAGCAATTAGTACATGGGAGCGCATATTGACGTCATGAATGGAAAAGCTTGTACCATCCAACAATTGAAAACCTTCAATCGGATCAATCTTCAATGCAGCAAAAATCGCATCTAAAAAGCTTTGCCCGCCCTGAATAGATAATTGAATTTTTCCCTGTCTTTCAGCTTCCAATAATAATTGGACCGTCTGCTCCGCTACAAGGGGATGGCCTGGGACTGCGTATACAATCGGCTCATTTTTTGCAGCTTCCATTAATCGTTCCGCTATCTCTTCATAAACCGGTTGGAAAGAATCATGTTTTTCATAAACTTCATCAAAACTCTCAAAATGCAACCCTTCTTTTTGCAATTCATGAAGAACCGGATGATCCATCGTGCGGACAAATACTTTCTTTGCTTCTTTTAATTTTTTATAGACACCTATTGGCAGCTGATCGTAATCTGATGCGCCTAATCCAACAATTGTGATCTGCATGCATCCACCTACTTTCTTTTATTTAACCAAAGTTGATAAGCAGCCATCCGACGGCCAAAAGGAATGAAAAACCATTCTTTTTCCGAGAGCATTCTTAATTTTGCTACAAAAGTTAAAAATACAAATGCTCCGATTGCAATTAAAACGAAGCCGAAAACAGCCGCTTCCATTCTGTTGTTAGC encodes the following:
- the mazG gene encoding nucleoside triphosphate pyrophosphohydrolase, which translates into the protein MQITIVGLGASDYDQLPIGVYKKLKEAKKVFVRTMDHPVLHELQKEGLHFESFDEVYEKHDSFQPVYEEIAERLMEAAKNEPIVYAVPGHPLVAEQTVQLLLEAERQGKIQLSIQGGQSFLDAIFAALKIDPIEGFQLLDGTSFSIHDVNMRSHVLIAQVYDQFSASEVKLTLMEKYREDYPVTIVTAAGSKEEQLKTVPLYELDQAVEINNLTTIYVPPVENHLDALKDWTTFRNIVATLRGPNGCPWDREQTHESLTRFLIEETHEFIAAVEEKDDFGMVEELGDILLQVFLHAQIGEDEGYFNLEEVLESISDKMIRRHPHVFGDLSVKDADEVVFNWEEIKKQEKGEQKVSLLKGEYRPSSSLETAYNYQKKAASVGFDWPDASGAIKKFEEEWQELCDELENGTNEGKLDEFGDVLFTLVNIARFYKISPEEAMVHANEKFARRFRFVEEQVRKSGKTFADFTLEQLDEFWNEAKQLEKE